The DNA segment GAAGAACGGCAAGGCCATGAAGGTCGGCGCCATTGCCGACGGCGTCGAGGCGGCCGGCTACCTGAGCAGCTCCGCGAACTTCAAGGGCATCGTCAACCAGGCCCTCATCAAGGACAAGCGGTTCAAGCAAGAGAGCCGCGGCATGTACAAGGTCGGCCGATAGAGCCGGCTTTGCGCACTGCTTAGTACTGCGGTCCGTCGCCGAAAGTCTGGTTCCAGCGGTTGATTCCGCCTGCCACGCTCTTCACATCCGCGACGCCGCGGGCTCTGAGCCGCCTTGCAAAATCCAACGAGCGGACGCCCGCTCTGCAATAGACGATCGTTCGTCGGTCTTCGCGACCGGCGAACGCGTCTTCGTAGAGCGTCTCAAACTGCGGCAGCGGCACCAGTCGGGACGGCTCGATGCTCGTCAGTGCACGCTCGTCCGCCCCACGACAGTCGATCAGGTCGAAGTCCGCGCCGGCTTTGAGCAACTCGTCGAGTTGCTGAACGCTGATTTCCCAGTCGGCATCGTGCGGGTCGTGCATGGCGTCATGATTCGCATGCCCAATCGCTCTAGCGTGAGGCCTTGGGCGCGTTTGTCGAAAACCTCGTCGAGTCGGTCGAAGACGCCGCCAAAGCGACCGCCGATGCGCAGCGGGATCGGCCGGTTGCCAGCGACCTCATCAAAGCCCTCGCCGGCAAGCGGAACATCCTGATCACCGGCCATCGGAATCCCGATCCGGACGCACTGGGCGCCTCAGCCGCCCTGCAGCATTTGCTGAGCGAGCGTCTGCCAGATCTGCCCCGCAGCGGTGGTCGGCCGCAACTGGTCGTGTCGCACACCGGCATCACGCCCGGCGGTGTGAATGCGCCGTTTGTCGAGAACGCTCCGTTGAATCTGGCCCCTTGGGACGACGCCCGCCTGAGCGAAAGCGACGGTGCTGATGCGTACGACGCAGTTATTCTGGTCGATGCGCAGCCGTCGTTTCCCGGCTCGCCGTTGCCCAGCGGCGTCGTGCCGACCGCAATCGTGGATCACCACAGTGCCCGCGGCCGACGGCCGAGTGCGCCGTTTGTCGACATTCGGCCGGACGTCGGTGCGACGACCAGCATCGTCTTCAGCTACATGATGGAGCTCGACGTCGACCCGGACCCGGCACTGGCGGCGATGATGTTGCACGCGATCGAGACCGACCTCGCCGGTGCGGCCGGCCAGCCGGACGGGCTGGACAACGCGGCGTTGGCTGCGCTGACGGTTCGGGCCGACACGCGGCAGCTGTATCGCATGCGGCACGTCGAACTGCCGCAGCACTACTTCGTCGGCTACGCCGATGCGCTGGCGGACGCCCGTCTGTACGGCCGGGTGCTGGTGTCGAACCTCGGCAAGATCCGCTACACGGAAAAGCCTGCGGTGATTGCGGACTTTCTGCTCCGTTTCGCAGGCGCCGACTATGCGGTGGTGACGGCGCTGTTCGGCGATGACGGCGACGGGCATCCGGAGCGGCTCGTCCTGAGCGTGCGTGCCGGCCGGCTCGATCTCTCGGCCGGCGAAATGCTTCGGCGTGCGATGGCCGACTTCGGCGAGGGTGGTGGGCACCGAACCAAAGCCGGCGGCTTTGTGCTGTTTGACAACGGCTCGCAGACGGAGATCGAGCGCGTGCGCCTGCAGCTGCGTCGACGGATTCTGGAATCGCTCCGGATCGATCCTGCGGTTCGCGGGAAGCGACTGTTGGAGTTGCAGGAGGATTGAGGGTTGGAGTTGGCTTCTGCGGACGAGGCTCGCTTCGCTCACCGCTAAGCGGGCTCATGGGCTGCAACGATCATCGTCTCGCTACTGAGTGGATGCGTTCCGCTTCGGTGCCGTCTGCGTTACGGTCACCCCATGCCTCGCGAACACCGGATCCTCCGACTGATTGCTGTGATCGTGACGACGGTGTTCGTCACGATGGTCGTTCTGAACATGTTGCAAGCGCGGTCGGCCAACGCGCAGTTGCCGGCGTTGGCTGGTGGGGAAGGCGTCTACCTGATGCCCGGACAAATGGCTTCCAACGTCTGGGGCGTCTACGTGCTCGACACCGACACGGGATCGTTGCTGGCGTACCGGTACGACGCGGGGGGAAATCGGCTGTTGCTGCTCGCGGCGCGGGATATTGGGGCCGATCGTGGGCTGAGGGACTTCAACACACTGCCCTCGCCTGCCGAGATTGAACGGCAACTCGACCTGGAGCGGACGATGCGGGAGCGCCTGCGCCGTGGCGAAAGCGCCGTGGAGGAAGCCGCCCGGGACGCGAACGACTGATCGGGCGTGGCTGGCCCATAATGTCGTGTTGCGGCCGAGGGGGCCAGAGAAGCTTTGACACGTCCGGTCGGTTCTGCGACGATGCCGAGCCCGCCCGGGCCGGTCCAGGCCCAACTGATTTGCCGGCGTCGCCTCCTGCACGTCGGCCTCCAACCAGCCCGTCCCAGCCAGTCGCATCATGGCCAAAGCGTTCTACACCCAGGAAGAAGCACTCGAAGCGCTCGCCACCGACGACGATGGCATCAAAGATCTCGTCGAGAGCGGCCGCCTCACCGAGTACCGCGACGGCAACAGCCTGATGTACAAGGGCAGCCAGATCGAAAAGCTCCAGGGCGAAGGCGCCGGCGGACTCGCCCCGGCGGACTCCGGCGGACCGATCGGACTGGCCGACAGCGCCGGCGGCATCAGCCTCGACGACTCCATGGGCGGCTCGGTCGCGGCCAGCATCTCCGATGACAGCGGGATCGGCGACGCCAACGCCTCGATGGGCGAGAGCGGCATCGACCTTGCCGACACCGGCTTGCCAGCCGAGTCGACAGCCGGCGAGTCACGCGTCCCCGGCAGCAGCGGCGCCCCGCTCGTCAGCGACGACACCGGCGAGTTCAGTCTCTCCGACACCGCGATGAGCAGCGACATGGGCGGCACCGCGGCCGGGGCGTCGCAGAGCGGCATCACCATCTTCGAAGACGACGACGTCGACCCGTCCGCTCAGACCGACATGGGCGGCACCGGCGATCAGATCGCGCTCGAAGGCATCGGCAGCGGCTCGGGCCTGCTCGACCTCACGCAGGAGGCCGACGACACCAGCTTCGGGGCCGAGACATTCGATGAGATCATGCCCGAGTCGAGCGTCGCCGGCGGCACGGCCGTCGGAGCGAGCGCGATCGACACCGGCGCGGCTCCGGCCGGCACGCGTCCGGCCGGCGTGGCGTACGAGGTCAACGACCCGCAGGCCCCGATCTTCGGCGGACTCGCCGGCGGCGCGGCGGCCGTGGTGCTCGTCGGCATCGTCGCCCTGGCCCTGTCAGCCGTGAACGGCGATCCCGGATTCCTGTCATTCCTCTTCACTGAGACTGGCGAAGTCGCTGTCGGTGCGACGGGCGGTCTGCTCGTCGGCCTGCCCATCGTCGGCCTCATCATCGGACTCGTCGGCGGAAAGATGGCCAACAACGCCTGACTCTGGACTCGGCCCAGCCTTCGCCGGCGAACCGCCAGGCACTGCTGTGCGCTACACCTCCTCATGGCACGCAACGCCGGAATCGTCGCTCGTCTCGGACTCGGCCTGATCGCGGGTGCGACGCTCCTCGGCTGCGACCGCCGCGTCGAGCCTGACCTGCCGGCAACGCGGTACGAGCTCCTCGACTCGGCCGACGTGCCTGACTTCCTGCAGGGCACTGTCCTGGAACAGGTCGTCGTCTTCGGCACTGAGCCGCAGGTCATCAGTGGATTTGGCCTCGTCGTCAACCTCGACAACACCGGTCGCGATGACGGCATCCCGACGCGTGTCCGCGAGCGCATCCTCCTCGATGCCGCACGACTGGGCGTCTCCATGCCGCGGACGGACGGCACGCTGGGCGAGGTCTCGCCGTCGGGCATCCTGGCCGACCCGCGGACAACGGTCGTCCGCGTCGACGGCGTCGTGCCGCCCGGCTCCAAGCCCGACAGCCGCATCGATGTCGCCGTCAGTGCCCTGGACACGAACACGTCGCCGAGCCTGGCCCGGGGAGAGCTTTGGCTCACCGAGCTCTACCGCGGCGGCGTGTCGGCGGGCAATCCGGGCGAACAGGTGAACCGCGTCGGTGTCGCACGCGGGCCCCTGATGCTGAATCCGTCGGCCGCGCTGCTCGATCCGCGGTCGGCCGGCGAAGTCGCAACGGCCAGGGGAGACCTTCGCAACGCCATCATTCCCGATGGCGGCCGGAGCGACCTGGATCGCCCGATCAGCCTCCGCATGCGTCGGCCTGACCCGCGTTTGGTCCGGCTGATCGAGGACCGCATCAACTTCCACTTCGGCCGCGTCGGCGGTGTCGCCAAGGCACGCGATGAGGCCATCATCGAGCTGCGTCTGCCGACCAGCGGGCCGTACGCGTCGAGTGCCCCCGACGCGTGGCGCAACTTCGTCGGCGTCGCGACGCACCTCTACCTCCGCGGCGGAAACACGGCCTTTGCCGTCAACAAGGCGCGCCAGCTCGAAGAGGCCGCCCGTGCAGCCGACGGCGACGGTGAGATTCTGCGGCACGTCACGCTCGCGTGGCAAGGCCTGGGGGCCGACGCCCTGCCGGTGGTCGCGCCGCTCATTGCCGACGACGATCCGCACGTCCGTTTCCACGCTGCCCGCGCCGCGGCCGCGCTGCAGCAGCGTGCGGCGCTCGAAGTCCTCGGCCAGATCGCCGGTGACGCGAACGATCCGTACAACGTCGCCGCCGCCGAGTCGCTGGGCGACTTCGCCCCGACCGTCGCCGCCAGGCGTCTGGCCCGCGACCTGCTGAGCGAGTCGCGC comes from the Planctomycetota bacterium genome and includes:
- a CDS encoding flagellar basal body P-ring protein FlgI; translated protein: MARNAGIVARLGLGLIAGATLLGCDRRVEPDLPATRYELLDSADVPDFLQGTVLEQVVVFGTEPQVISGFGLVVNLDNTGRDDGIPTRVRERILLDAARLGVSMPRTDGTLGEVSPSGILADPRTTVVRVDGVVPPGSKPDSRIDVAVSALDTNTSPSLARGELWLTELYRGGVSAGNPGEQVNRVGVARGPLMLNPSAALLDPRSAGEVATARGDLRNAIIPDGGRSDLDRPISLRMRRPDPRLVRLIEDRINFHFGRVGGVAKARDEAIIELRLPTSGPYASSAPDAWRNFVGVATHLYLRGGNTAFAVNKARQLEEAARAADGDGEILRHVTLAWQGLGADALPVVAPLIADDDPHVRFHAARAAAALQQRAALEVLGQIAGDANDPYNVAAAESLGDFAPTVAARRLARDLLSESRSGNDQVRIAAYESLLKLGFSQTGIVEKFVGQRFVLHLTPGDGQPIVYAKRTGRPTIAVIGALRPMAEVPRIRPDTLMTAFGDRVSLVRQENDDAVTLFQRDIIAGDSDARPEGFSQVVSLPDLREILLRLGGESRPGERPLRLSYGDVVAILTGLGEAGDIVAGPGQGQPVLVRLEPREVIDSDQDVVPLVPGLTRNPAEISASVDDVTVPAP
- a CDS encoding rhodanese-like domain-containing protein produces the protein MHDPHDADWEISVQQLDELLKAGADFDLIDCRGADERALTSIEPSRLVPLPQFETLYEDAFAGREDRRTIVYCRAGVRSLDFARRLRARGVADVKSVAGGINRWNQTFGDGPQY
- a CDS encoding DHH family phosphoesterase, whose protein sequence is MGAFVENLVESVEDAAKATADAQRDRPVASDLIKALAGKRNILITGHRNPDPDALGASAALQHLLSERLPDLPRSGGRPQLVVSHTGITPGGVNAPFVENAPLNLAPWDDARLSESDGADAYDAVILVDAQPSFPGSPLPSGVVPTAIVDHHSARGRRPSAPFVDIRPDVGATTSIVFSYMMELDVDPDPALAAMMLHAIETDLAGAAGQPDGLDNAALAALTVRADTRQLYRMRHVELPQHYFVGYADALADARLYGRVLVSNLGKIRYTEKPAVIADFLLRFAGADYAVVTALFGDDGDGHPERLVLSVRAGRLDLSAGEMLRRAMADFGEGGGHRTKAGGFVLFDNGSQTEIERVRLQLRRRILESLRIDPAVRGKRLLELQED